In Deltaproteobacteria bacterium HGW-Deltaproteobacteria-18, a single genomic region encodes these proteins:
- a CDS encoding ABC transporter: MMDKHNIVRVVGVTKTFALGKMPVQVLKGVDLEVAAGEYLSIMGPSGSGKSTLFNMIGGLDKPTSGRVFIDEVDISQLDAYELAWLRNRKIGYIFQTFNLIPVMSALENVTLPMIFAGMQSDHAVEKGRGLLDLVGLGERFLHKPAELSGGQQQRVAIARALANDPAIILADEPTGNLDSSTGGEIIDLLQKMSRERGVTIISATHDFKMLNVSDRVVWIRDGRIDKIENRDELNISLGTIQERHDFA; the protein is encoded by the coding sequence TTGATGGACAAGCACAACATCGTCCGCGTGGTCGGCGTGACCAAGACCTTCGCCCTGGGCAAGATGCCGGTGCAGGTCCTCAAGGGTGTGGACCTCGAGGTCGCGGCCGGGGAATACCTGTCCATCATGGGACCGTCGGGATCGGGCAAGAGCACGCTGTTCAACATGATCGGCGGCCTGGACAAGCCCACAAGCGGCCGCGTGTTCATTGACGAGGTCGACATCTCCCAGCTGGACGCCTACGAGCTGGCCTGGCTCAGGAACCGCAAGATCGGGTACATCTTCCAGACCTTCAACCTCATCCCGGTCATGAGCGCCCTGGAGAACGTGACCCTGCCCATGATCTTCGCCGGCATGCAGAGCGACCACGCCGTGGAAAAAGGCCGCGGCCTGCTGGACCTGGTGGGCCTCGGGGAGCGATTCCTGCACAAGCCGGCCGAGCTGTCGGGCGGCCAGCAGCAGCGCGTGGCCATCGCCCGCGCCTTGGCCAACGACCCGGCCATCATCCTGGCCGATGAGCCCACGGGCAACCTGGACTCGTCCACGGGCGGGGAGATCATCGACCTGCTGCAGAAGATGAGCCGGGAGCGCGGCGTGACCATCATCTCCGCCACCCACGACTTCAAGATGCTCAACGTGTCCGACCGCGTGGTCTGGATCCGCGACGGGCGCATCGATAAAATCGAGAACCGCGATGAACTGAACATCTCGCTTGGGACCATCCAGGAGCGCCATGATTTTGCGTAG
- a CDS encoding histidine phosphatase family protein, with product MNVIGLLRHGPTVWNREKRIQGMTDTPLDPGFDPRSWRETLTAHGPWDYAATSPLQRARETARLLFPECTSEIVPGLREQDWGAWTGRTVAGLRRDHPGLIETQEARGWDFTPPGGESRREVLKRALAAVTETARDRDGKRILMVTHLGVIKIILNHLLGSPFLPNASANVAKRALHLLLLDGGELRVLHTNVRLS from the coding sequence ATGAACGTCATTGGCCTGCTGCGCCACGGCCCCACGGTCTGGAACCGCGAGAAGCGCATCCAGGGTATGACCGACACGCCCCTGGACCCCGGCTTCGACCCACGCTCCTGGCGGGAGACCCTGACCGCCCACGGGCCGTGGGATTACGCCGCGACCAGCCCCCTGCAGCGAGCCCGGGAAACGGCACGGCTTCTCTTTCCGGAGTGCACTTCCGAAATCGTCCCGGGCCTGCGCGAGCAGGACTGGGGGGCATGGACGGGCCGCACCGTGGCAGGCCTGCGACGGGACCATCCCGGCCTGATCGAGACTCAGGAGGCCCGGGGATGGGATTTCACCCCGCCAGGTGGCGAGAGCCGCCGAGAAGTCCTCAAGAGGGCTCTCGCCGCCGTCACGGAAACTGCCCGCGACCGCGACGGGAAGCGCATCCTCATGGTCACCCACCTTGGCGTCATCAAGATCATCCTGAACCATCTCCTGGGCTCCCCCTTCCTGCCGAACGCTTCGGCCAACGTGGCCAAGCGGGCCCTGCACCTGCTGCTCCTGGACGGCGGGGAACTTCGTGTCCTCCACACCAATGTGAGACTTTCATGA